TGGAAGCCAAACGCAAACGCTTCGCCGCTTTGCGCTGAGGATCTGGCCGGGCGGGGTCAATCCGCCCGGCCAGATCCGGCAATGCTGCGCAGGATCGCGCCAAAGCTTTCCGCTGTCAGGCTGGCACCCCCAACCAGCACGCCGTTCACCATGGCATTCGCCACCAGCGCCTCAACATTGCTCGCGCTGACCGATCCGCCATAGAGGATACGCACAAGCCGCCCTGCCTCGCCATAATGCGCGACAAGGCTGGAGCGAATGGCCCGATGCATGGCTTCGACCTCATCCTGAGCCGGGGTTTGCCCAGCTCCGATCGCCCAGACAGGCTCATAGGCAATGGTCAGCCTCTCGGCACTCCCCTCGCCTTGCGGCAGAGCTGCTGCCAGTTGCCCGACCACAGCGCTTTTGGCCTCCCCTGCCTCACGCTGCCGCGCGGTTTCGCCCACGCAGAGGATGACCGAAAGGCCCGCGCCCAGCGCTGCGTCCACCTTGGCGCGGACTCGTGCATCGTCATCACCCTCGGCCCGGCATTCGCTGTGGCCGAGGATAACGAAGCGGGCGCCGCTCTCGGCCAGCATCGCTGCCGAAATTCGCCCCGTGTGGGCGCCATGTGAAGCCTCGTGGCAGTCCTGCCCGCCCACGGACAGATGATGCACCATCGCCGCCATCGGCGACAGCAACGTGAAAGGCGGCGCCAGTCCGACCTCCACGCCGGGAAGCTCCCCCGCCAGAGTGTCGATGGAAGCGGCTTCGGCCAACGCTCCGCTCAGGCCGTTCATCTTCCAATTGCCGACGATCAGGGAACGCATAGCAGTTGTCACGCCAAAGCCTCCCCCAGCCGAGGCAGGTGGGCATAAGTGACATCCGGACACCAATCCGAGGGCAGCAGCCCCCCCTTGCCCAACACGGCCTGCAGAACTCCCTCTTCGCCCTGCGCCGCCCAGACCACCGCGAGTTCCCCCGCAAGCGGATCATCCACAGGGCGAACATCACCGCGCACATGGCGCAGCCAGGCCCCCAGCGCGGTGAGGATCGCAGGAGAGGTCCGCCCAGCCTGCTGGTTGGCCGCCAAAGTCGCCAGCCAACGCTGAGGGATCTTCTGACTGCCATCCATGGCGATCTGGATCAAACGGTGGTTCAGCGCCGGATTGGCGAAACGCCGCAGCAAAGCCTCGGCATAGGCATGCAGATCCTGCCCCGATCCGGTCTGGATGGTGGGCGCAGCTTCATCGACCATCAGGCGATGGATCAGCGGACGCAAAGCCGGATCAGCGATCGCCTCATGAACAAAGGCATGCCCATGTTCCAGCCCCAGATAGGCCAGCGCCGAATGAGCGCCATTGAGCATGCGCAACTTGGCACTTTCATAAGGCGCCACATCGCTGACAATCTGCGCGCCAACCTGATCCCATGCGGGGCGCGGCCCGGCAAAGGCATCCTCGATCACCCATTGGCTGAAGGGTTCGGTGACCACCGCGCCATCATCGCGCAGGCCGGTCATGGTCTCGATCTGGCTGCGATCCTGCGCGGTGGTGGCGGGCACGATGCGGTCAACCATGCTGCTAGGCGTGGTGCAATACGCCTCGAACCAGTCGAGCAGGGCCGGATCGCGCGCGGCGAGATCCTCGCGCAGCAGGCCGCGTAGCTGGTGGCCATTGTCGGCCAGATTGTCGCAGGACATCAGCGTCAAGCCGGGAAGACCCGCCTGACGGCGCCGTTCCATCCCTGCGGCCAGCAGGGGGTAGAAACCCCTTGCGGCCAGAGCATGATCCAGCCTGCCGTCTGGGCTGCGACAATAGCCTTTTTCCGT
The Novosphingobium terrae DNA segment above includes these coding regions:
- the tpiA gene encoding triose-phosphate isomerase, with translation MRSLIVGNWKMNGLSGALAEAASIDTLAGELPGVEVGLAPPFTLLSPMAAMVHHLSVGGQDCHEASHGAHTGRISAAMLAESGARFVILGHSECRAEGDDDARVRAKVDAALGAGLSVILCVGETARQREAGEAKSAVVGQLAAALPQGEGSAERLTIAYEPVWAIGAGQTPAQDEVEAMHRAIRSSLVAHYGEAGRLVRILYGGSVSASNVEALVANAMVNGVLVGGASLTAESFGAILRSIAGSGRAD
- a CDS encoding mannitol dehydrogenase family protein, producing MSRLSSLRLPRGVARPGYDRGGKSVGIVHFGLGAFTRAHQAWYTDRAMDLHGGDWMITGVSMRSPEVGEQLNPQDGLYTLAERSGDGTHLRLIGSVAQVLLAGADRAAIVDHLAAPGTHIVSFTVTEKGYCRSPDGRLDHALAARGFYPLLAAGMERRRQAGLPGLTLMSCDNLADNGHQLRGLLREDLAARDPALLDWFEAYCTTPSSMVDRIVPATTAQDRSQIETMTGLRDDGAVVTEPFSQWVIEDAFAGPRPAWDQVGAQIVSDVAPYESAKLRMLNGAHSALAYLGLEHGHAFVHEAIADPALRPLIHRLMVDEAAPTIQTGSGQDLHAYAEALLRRFANPALNHRLIQIAMDGSQKIPQRWLATLAANQQAGRTSPAILTALGAWLRHVRGDVRPVDDPLAGELAVVWAAQGEEGVLQAVLGKGGLLPSDWCPDVTYAHLPRLGEALA